The following proteins are co-located in the Lusitaniella coriacea LEGE 07157 genome:
- a CDS encoding serine/threonine-protein kinase, giving the protein MTIGTLLDRRYQVVKGLGQGGFGRTYIAKDTRRPGNPTCVVKQLKPATSDPEFLQMARRLFNSEAETLEKVGKYDKIPRLLAYFEENEEFFLVQEYIAGHPLSAELKPGQRWSEGQVLKLLQEVLPILEFVHDNGVIHRDIKPDNLIRRATDRQLVLVDFGAVKQIQMPGIAATNDTVAIGTPGYMPSEQSQGRPRPSSDIYALGAIAVQALTGVNPTQLPENEDTGDLLWQDRAQVSDLFAAIISQMVRNYFAYRYQSATEVLQALEPLTQPLTPQALAIATRQMGRYYLSQGYRLALRALRPLSASRAVPTVKNADSSVPLPTSPEVSSHQNTVTIAPSRPSTAPRPPQYRPIDPLPPVPKLPLFLSLGTVALVAIAAVSTFRLPLSARFAAHHISADRQTKLQKDCTVVVKPSNVRVRAGGEKTGKVVAVGVQVAVTGKEERGWLEIRAPYSGWIWKQRTQNTCEAQPA; this is encoded by the coding sequence ATGACGATCGGCACACTCTTAGATCGGCGCTATCAGGTAGTTAAAGGCTTAGGTCAAGGGGGATTTGGTCGAACCTACATTGCGAAAGATACCCGTCGTCCGGGAAACCCCACTTGCGTCGTCAAACAGCTTAAACCCGCTACGAGCGATCCGGAATTTTTGCAAATGGCTCGGCGACTGTTTAATAGCGAAGCAGAAACCTTAGAGAAGGTGGGAAAATATGACAAAATACCCCGATTACTCGCTTATTTTGAAGAAAATGAAGAATTTTTTCTCGTTCAGGAATATATTGCCGGACATCCCCTCAGTGCAGAATTGAAACCCGGTCAGCGCTGGAGTGAGGGTCAAGTTCTCAAGCTTTTGCAAGAAGTATTACCGATTCTGGAATTTGTCCACGATAATGGCGTGATTCATCGGGATATCAAACCGGATAATTTGATTCGTCGCGCGACCGACCGACAACTGGTTTTGGTGGATTTTGGGGCGGTCAAACAAATCCAGATGCCGGGAATTGCGGCGACAAACGATACGGTTGCCATTGGGACTCCGGGCTATATGCCCAGCGAGCAGAGTCAAGGCAGACCGCGACCGAGCAGCGATATTTATGCCCTGGGCGCGATCGCGGTTCAGGCATTAACCGGGGTGAATCCCACCCAACTGCCAGAGAATGAGGATACGGGAGATTTGTTATGGCAAGATCGCGCCCAGGTTAGCGATTTGTTTGCTGCAATTATCAGCCAAATGGTGCGAAACTACTTCGCATACCGCTATCAATCGGCGACGGAAGTTCTGCAAGCCCTCGAACCCCTCACACAACCTTTAACGCCCCAAGCATTGGCGATCGCGACTCGCCAAATGGGTCGCTATTATCTGAGTCAGGGCTATCGTTTGGCGCTTCGAGCTTTGCGCCCCCTCTCTGCTTCGCGAGCTGTACCAACGGTGAAAAACGCCGATTCTTCGGTTCCCCTCCCCACTTCCCCAGAGGTATCTTCCCATCAAAATACCGTTACAATCGCGCCTTCTCGTCCGTCTACCGCTCCCCGCCCCCCTCAGTATCGTCCGATTGACCCCCTGCCCCCCGTTCCCAAATTACCTTTGTTCCTGAGCTTAGGAACCGTTGCCCTTGTCGCGATCGCGGCGGTGTCAACTTTCCGCTTGCCCTTGTCTGCTCGGTTCGCCGCGCATCACATTTCCGCAGATCGGCAAACCAAACTCCAGAAGGATTGCACAGTGGTCGTTAAACCCTCTAATGTGCGCGTCCGTGCTGGGGGCGAGAAAACCGGAAAGGTCGTTGCTGTTGGCGTTCAAGTGGCGGTCACGGGAAAAGAAGAACGGGGCTGGCTGGAAATTCGCGCGCCCTATTCCGGCTGGATTTGGAAGCAGCGAACTCAAAATACTTGCGAAGCACAACCCGCATAA